A single window of Pseudarthrobacter defluvii DNA harbors:
- a CDS encoding ABC transporter substrate-binding protein: protein MRFKSTTGLAAIVTAAALALTGCGSGGSGSGGGSNAGGKVDGTGKTLNVLTGVLAQYPEQQKQWQSDIAAKFKAETGADVKFETFASANDELTRIQTSVVSGQGPDIYGLGTTFTPTAYATKAFVTLSDDDWKAVGGKDRFNPAALGISGPDKDHQAGIPFVSRPFVMAYNKDLLAAAGIDKPATSWDELAAQAKKMTKGDTYGIATGYKDNYDPWKFIWAMSVQAGNPLVDGNKLKLDDPAVKKAYETYFGWLTDDKVVDPASVGWSNSNAVAAFASGKAGYLMMTTGTSIPTLDKSAIAGKYEYTLMPTIPPGETQSKSDGDAASILSGDNLVVADYSKQKDLAFAYIKLITSKDEQLNYQKIFGDLPANAEALASLTDPKLKPMADAAAKSKATPFTGAWGDIQLALLNVTVQSIPDLAAGKVDDSALDQRIKDAQNKGQASLDRASKG from the coding sequence ATGAGGTTTAAATCGACTACTGGGCTCGCGGCAATTGTCACGGCTGCAGCACTCGCCCTGACCGGTTGTGGGTCCGGAGGCTCCGGAAGCGGCGGAGGTTCCAATGCAGGTGGAAAGGTGGACGGAACGGGCAAGACCCTGAATGTCCTGACCGGCGTCCTGGCCCAGTACCCCGAACAGCAGAAACAGTGGCAGAGCGACATCGCCGCCAAGTTCAAGGCTGAAACCGGCGCCGACGTGAAATTTGAGACCTTCGCCTCGGCCAATGACGAGCTCACCCGGATCCAGACCTCGGTCGTGTCGGGCCAGGGCCCTGACATTTATGGACTCGGCACAACGTTCACGCCTACGGCCTACGCCACCAAAGCATTCGTCACCCTCTCGGATGATGACTGGAAGGCAGTGGGCGGCAAGGACCGCTTCAACCCCGCCGCACTCGGCATTTCCGGTCCGGACAAGGACCACCAGGCGGGCATCCCCTTCGTGAGCCGTCCGTTCGTGATGGCCTACAACAAGGACCTGCTGGCAGCGGCCGGCATCGACAAGCCCGCCACCAGTTGGGACGAACTGGCAGCCCAGGCAAAGAAGATGACCAAGGGTGATACCTACGGCATCGCCACCGGCTACAAGGACAACTACGATCCCTGGAAGTTCATCTGGGCCATGTCCGTGCAGGCCGGTAATCCCCTGGTTGATGGCAACAAGCTGAAGTTGGACGATCCCGCCGTCAAGAAGGCCTACGAAACCTACTTCGGCTGGCTGACCGACGACAAGGTTGTTGACCCTGCTTCCGTCGGTTGGAGCAACAGCAACGCCGTGGCGGCCTTTGCCAGCGGCAAGGCCGGCTACCTGATGATGACCACTGGCACCTCTATCCCGACGCTCGATAAGTCGGCCATAGCCGGCAAATACGAGTACACACTGATGCCCACCATCCCCCCGGGTGAGACGCAGTCCAAGTCCGACGGCGACGCCGCCAGCATCCTCTCCGGTGACAACCTGGTGGTGGCCGACTACTCCAAGCAGAAGGACCTCGCGTTCGCCTACATCAAGCTGATCACGTCCAAGGATGAGCAGTTGAACTACCAAAAGATCTTCGGTGATTTGCCGGCGAACGCCGAGGCCCTCGCCAGCCTGACCGATCCGAAGCTCAAGCCGATGGCTGACGCCGCTGCCAAGTCCAAGGCGACCCCCTTTACCGGTGCCTGGGGCGATATCCAGCTCGCACTCCTGAATGTCACCGTCCAGTCCATTCCGGACCTGGCCGCGGGCAAGGTGGACGACTCCGCCCTGGACCAAAGGATCAAGGACGCCCAGAACAAGGGCCAGGCTTCCCTGGACCGGGCCTCCAAAGGATAA
- a CDS encoding carbohydrate ABC transporter permease — translation MSATTATRRSAPTFEVDRPGSHRQHEVLRLLPTPLLIFVLVFLGALVLVPVLYIFLASVNSDIGVANGEFWPSTVTFENYSKIWTTVGLATGLTNSVLVAGATAVVSAALSVSTAFVLVRYTFRGRLTILRGLLALQSVPGTLMVLPVFVLFSSAATYLGIQVIGTQWGLFVTYLTFAMPFSTWVMVTYLRGLPKELEEAARIDGASNVGVLFRIILPLSWPGIVVSGIFAFLLGWNDVLFASVMTRPESQTAAVALQIFGASQEGGAIPYYGQMMAAALVCAAPVVILYLIFQRYLVGGLTAGGVK, via the coding sequence ATGAGCGCCACGACAGCCACACGGCGGAGTGCGCCAACCTTTGAAGTTGACCGTCCGGGTTCGCACCGGCAGCACGAGGTGCTGCGGCTTCTTCCCACGCCGTTGCTGATCTTCGTCCTCGTCTTCCTGGGCGCCCTGGTCCTGGTCCCCGTGCTGTACATCTTCCTGGCCTCGGTGAACTCGGACATCGGTGTGGCCAACGGCGAGTTCTGGCCCTCGACGGTCACGTTCGAGAACTACTCGAAGATCTGGACCACCGTGGGCCTTGCCACCGGCCTGACCAACAGCGTCCTGGTGGCCGGGGCCACCGCAGTGGTTTCGGCCGCACTGTCCGTATCCACCGCCTTCGTGCTGGTCCGCTACACCTTCCGCGGACGGCTGACCATCCTCCGCGGCCTGCTGGCACTGCAGTCCGTGCCCGGAACCCTGATGGTGCTGCCGGTCTTCGTCCTGTTTTCCTCGGCCGCGACCTACCTGGGGATCCAGGTCATCGGAACCCAGTGGGGCCTGTTCGTCACCTACCTGACGTTCGCCATGCCGTTCTCCACGTGGGTGATGGTCACCTACCTTCGTGGGCTTCCCAAGGAGCTGGAAGAGGCCGCAAGGATCGACGGCGCGTCCAACGTTGGGGTCCTCTTCCGGATCATCCTGCCGCTGAGCTGGCCCGGCATTGTTGTCTCCGGCATCTTCGCGTTCCTGCTCGGCTGGAACGACGTGCTGTTCGCCTCGGTGATGACGCGCCCCGAAAGCCAGACGGCCGCCGTCGCACTTCAAATCTTTGGTGCCTCCCAGGAAGGCGGCGCCATTCCCTACTACGGCCAGATGATGGCGGCGGCGCTGGTGTGTGCCGCTCCTGTGGTCATTCTCTACCTGATTTTCCAGCGTTACCTAGTAGGCGGGCTCACCGCCGGAGGAGTTAAATAA
- the uxaC gene encoding glucuronate isomerase yields MGQPIADHPDRLLPADPGVRDIARSLYKKVEGLPIISPHGHVDAAVIEQNTPFPDPAALLVTPDHYVTRLIHAGGVPLDQLGLGSGPADSRQVWRHFCEAWPNFEGTASGYWIRQEFAHVFAIDEEPSADNADRLYDALQAKLSEPGFRPRELFKEFNIEVLATTDDPLDSLDSHAALGADPSFAARVLPTFRPDQYLNMAHPSWQDNVERLIGAAGDGASGYAGYIRALEARRRHFVERGAVSADHGVFTPTTLKLDDAEAERLFERGRSGQASGADRDAFEAHMIYQMARMSVEDGLVMTIHPGSFRNHHTPTFEAYGADTGHDIPVAVNYTEAVRPLLQDFGTAKDFHLVLFTLDETVFSRELAPLAGFYPSVYLGAPWWFLDAPDAMLRFRSAVTETAGFSRSSGFIDDTRAFCSIPARHDTARRIEASFLARLVAEHRVTEERAHELIVDIIDASPRRVFKL; encoded by the coding sequence ATGGGACAGCCTATAGCTGACCACCCGGACCGGCTGCTGCCAGCCGATCCAGGGGTCCGGGACATCGCACGGTCGCTCTACAAAAAGGTGGAGGGGCTGCCGATCATCTCCCCCCACGGACACGTTGACGCGGCAGTCATCGAACAAAACACTCCCTTCCCTGATCCTGCCGCGCTCCTGGTCACTCCGGACCATTACGTCACCCGGTTGATCCACGCCGGCGGGGTGCCCCTGGACCAGCTGGGTTTGGGTAGCGGGCCGGCCGATTCACGGCAGGTATGGCGCCACTTCTGCGAAGCATGGCCCAACTTCGAGGGAACAGCGTCCGGCTACTGGATTCGGCAGGAGTTCGCCCACGTCTTTGCCATCGATGAGGAACCGTCTGCGGACAACGCCGACCGGCTCTACGACGCCCTGCAGGCCAAACTCTCGGAGCCCGGGTTCCGGCCGCGGGAGCTGTTCAAGGAATTCAACATCGAGGTGCTCGCCACCACCGATGACCCCCTGGACTCACTGGACAGCCACGCCGCCTTGGGCGCGGACCCCTCCTTTGCAGCCCGCGTGCTGCCCACCTTCCGGCCCGACCAGTACCTGAACATGGCGCACCCGTCCTGGCAGGACAACGTGGAGCGCCTCATTGGGGCTGCGGGGGACGGCGCCTCCGGTTACGCGGGATACATCCGGGCGCTCGAGGCACGCCGGCGCCACTTCGTGGAACGCGGCGCTGTGTCCGCGGACCACGGCGTCTTTACGCCCACCACACTGAAACTGGACGACGCCGAGGCGGAGCGGCTTTTCGAGCGCGGCCGGTCCGGTCAGGCGAGCGGTGCGGACAGGGACGCCTTTGAGGCGCACATGATCTACCAGATGGCGCGGATGTCGGTAGAGGACGGGCTGGTCATGACCATCCACCCGGGTTCGTTCCGCAACCACCACACGCCGACGTTTGAGGCCTACGGCGCCGACACCGGGCACGATATCCCCGTGGCGGTCAACTACACGGAAGCCGTGCGACCGCTGCTGCAGGACTTCGGGACGGCCAAGGACTTCCACCTGGTCCTGTTCACCCTGGATGAGACCGTGTTTTCCCGCGAACTGGCACCATTGGCCGGGTTCTACCCCTCGGTCTACCTGGGCGCGCCGTGGTGGTTCCTGGATGCGCCGGACGCCATGCTCCGCTTCCGCTCGGCGGTCACGGAGACGGCAGGATTCTCCAGGTCCTCGGGCTTCATCGACGACACCCGGGCGTTCTGCTCCATTCCCGCCCGGCATGACACCGCACGGCGGATCGAGGCATCCTTCCTGGCACGCCTGGTCGCGGAACACCGGGTCACGGAAGAACGGGCGCACGAACTGATCGTGGACATCATCGACGCATCGCCACGGCGGGTGTTCAAGCTGTGA
- a CDS encoding carbohydrate ABC transporter permease, with translation MSTDASHEVRLAADTAASRAPRNADDAGQQPGHKGGKRRKGLSERNRPLWMLIPGGALMIIIIVLPLLLGIYMSVLNLDQYTLRKWISAPLIGAENFVEAVTASPLLHAVWLSVSYSLLAMVVTLPLGIAAAVATQNAFKGRAVIRSIFLIPYVLPSFVVATVWRTMLQPGGIVDEALGTVGIHVGLWLNGPQTFWTLVLVQIWASWPFIYLLALSGLQSVDHEVHEASALDGALWWNKLRYVVFPYLKGPLALAFLIGMLHHINNFTLPFVLFGVPAPADVEVLPILTYVTSFQSFRFGLSAAMAFISLVLIAIPLFVYLRAVKLDDAETPGAKK, from the coding sequence ATGTCAACCGACGCCTCACATGAAGTCCGGCTTGCGGCGGATACCGCCGCAAGCCGGGCGCCCCGGAACGCGGACGACGCCGGGCAGCAGCCCGGCCACAAGGGCGGAAAGCGCCGCAAGGGACTGAGCGAACGTAACCGGCCGCTCTGGATGTTGATCCCCGGCGGGGCCCTGATGATCATCATCATCGTGCTCCCGCTCCTGCTGGGCATCTACATGTCGGTCCTCAACCTGGACCAATACACCCTGCGGAAGTGGATCAGTGCACCGCTCATCGGAGCCGAAAACTTCGTTGAAGCTGTGACTGCTTCGCCGCTGCTGCACGCCGTCTGGCTCAGCGTCAGCTACTCACTCCTGGCCATGGTGGTCACGCTGCCGCTGGGCATCGCCGCCGCAGTGGCCACCCAGAACGCCTTCAAGGGGCGGGCAGTGATCCGCTCGATCTTCCTGATCCCGTACGTCCTCCCATCCTTCGTGGTGGCCACCGTCTGGCGGACCATGCTCCAGCCCGGCGGCATCGTGGACGAAGCGTTGGGAACAGTGGGGATCCATGTTGGGCTGTGGCTCAACGGCCCCCAAACCTTCTGGACGCTGGTCCTGGTGCAGATCTGGGCCTCCTGGCCGTTCATCTATCTTCTGGCCCTGTCCGGCCTGCAGTCCGTGGACCACGAAGTGCATGAAGCTTCGGCCCTGGACGGGGCATTGTGGTGGAACAAGCTGCGGTACGTGGTCTTCCCATACCTGAAGGGTCCGCTGGCGCTGGCGTTCCTGATCGGGATGCTGCACCACATCAACAACTTCACCCTTCCGTTCGTGCTGTTCGGCGTCCCGGCCCCGGCCGACGTCGAGGTCCTGCCCATCCTGACGTACGTCACCAGCTTCCAGAGCTTCCGATTCGGCCTGAGCGCCGCCATGGCCTTCATTTCCCTGGTGCTCATCGCCATCCCGCTGTTCGTCTACCTCCGCGCCGTCAAGCTTGACGACGCCGAAACACCAGGAGCCAAGAAATGA
- a CDS encoding Gfo/Idh/MocA family protein — translation MSTLNVAITGCGVIGRTHAVALRSFPEVRIVALVDAIPAAAEALADFIEKQGGQRPALYTTQAEAFAAEDIDLVALATPSGLHIQQSLEVLAAGKHVVIEKPLDVDLTKAQEIEAAAKEAAEKGIVASVISQHRFDQSSVAVADAIAKGRFGRLTSAIASVAWWRSQGYYDSGDWRGTWTMDGGGALMNQGVHTVDLLLWFMGRPVEIHAHTARLAHERIEVEDTAVATVTFENGGLAVLHATTAAYPGLTVRVQLMGSEGSAVVDNDRLQYFHSRDAGGESADMGLQGGGNQSEEELAKYPEEDYKAADPTTYPAGHVRQYRDILAAIAGGRQPGVTVSDAVNALAAVRSVYVSATLGQPVLFDDVLAGKYNDLEVRTGNTAAESA, via the coding sequence ATGAGCACCTTGAACGTAGCCATCACCGGATGCGGCGTTATCGGCCGCACCCACGCCGTAGCCCTGCGGTCATTCCCCGAGGTGCGGATCGTCGCGCTCGTGGATGCCATCCCGGCGGCGGCAGAAGCGCTGGCCGACTTCATCGAAAAGCAGGGCGGGCAGCGGCCGGCCCTCTACACCACGCAGGCGGAGGCCTTCGCGGCTGAGGACATCGACCTCGTGGCACTGGCAACCCCCAGCGGCCTGCACATCCAGCAGAGCCTGGAAGTCCTGGCGGCAGGCAAGCACGTGGTGATCGAAAAGCCCCTTGACGTTGACCTCACCAAGGCCCAGGAAATTGAGGCCGCCGCCAAGGAAGCCGCGGAAAAGGGAATCGTGGCGTCGGTCATCAGCCAGCACCGGTTCGACCAGTCAAGCGTGGCTGTCGCCGACGCCATCGCCAAGGGCCGCTTCGGCCGGCTGACCTCCGCCATCGCATCCGTTGCCTGGTGGCGCAGCCAGGGCTACTACGACTCCGGCGACTGGCGCGGCACCTGGACCATGGACGGCGGCGGCGCACTGATGAACCAGGGCGTCCACACCGTTGACCTGCTGCTGTGGTTCATGGGACGCCCGGTGGAGATCCACGCCCACACGGCCCGGCTGGCCCACGAACGCATCGAGGTGGAGGACACCGCCGTTGCCACCGTCACCTTTGAAAACGGCGGCCTGGCAGTCCTGCACGCCACCACCGCCGCCTACCCCGGGCTGACCGTCCGCGTCCAGCTCATGGGATCTGAAGGATCGGCCGTGGTGGACAACGACCGGCTGCAGTACTTCCACAGCAGGGACGCAGGCGGCGAGTCCGCGGACATGGGGCTGCAGGGCGGGGGCAACCAGTCGGAAGAGGAACTGGCCAAGTACCCGGAGGAGGACTACAAGGCCGCGGACCCCACCACGTACCCGGCAGGCCACGTCCGGCAGTACCGCGACATCCTGGCCGCCATCGCCGGCGGACGGCAGCCCGGCGTTACGGTCAGCGACGCCGTCAACGCGCTCGCGGCGGTCCGCTCCGTCTACGTTTCGGCCACCCTCGGCCAGCCCGTCCTTTTCGACGACGTCCTGGCGGGCAAGTACAACGACCTCGAAGTCCGCACCGGCAACACTGCGGCAGAAAGCGCCTGA
- a CDS encoding sugar phosphate isomerase/epimerase family protein has translation MVSTIQVTWQLSGFGDEIDDDPAVQIAVLQALGANHIEVRSAWGTNIVDLSDEQLQALAALLSEKGMKVSAIASPIGKVDVSLPVEHEVERLRRAVNAAQVLDAKYIRIFSFYYGESVQVDSIRDAVMERMLSLAAVAEEAGVILLHENEKDIFGDVPDRVLDIIETVNSPALKVAWDAANFVQVGVKPFDEGYAKLRPHLEYLQVKDALFANGHVTPAGEGDGDLLKTVEALKSDGYQGFASLEPHLAGAHGLGGFSGPTAFGIAARAFAKVTAEAGVQTA, from the coding sequence ATGGTTTCGACCATCCAGGTCACGTGGCAGCTGTCGGGCTTCGGCGACGAGATCGACGACGACCCAGCGGTCCAGATCGCCGTGCTGCAGGCCCTCGGCGCCAACCACATCGAGGTCCGCAGCGCGTGGGGCACCAACATCGTGGACCTCAGCGACGAACAGCTCCAGGCCCTCGCGGCCCTGCTGTCGGAGAAAGGCATGAAGGTTTCGGCCATCGCTTCGCCCATCGGGAAGGTGGATGTCAGCCTGCCCGTGGAGCACGAGGTGGAGCGGCTGCGCCGCGCAGTGAACGCCGCTCAGGTGCTGGATGCCAAGTACATCCGCATCTTCTCCTTCTATTACGGGGAGTCGGTGCAGGTGGACAGCATCCGCGACGCCGTCATGGAGCGAATGCTGTCCCTTGCCGCTGTCGCGGAAGAAGCGGGTGTGATCCTCCTGCACGAGAACGAGAAGGACATTTTCGGGGATGTTCCTGACCGCGTCCTGGACATCATCGAAACCGTCAATTCGCCCGCCCTGAAGGTGGCCTGGGACGCGGCCAACTTCGTCCAGGTAGGGGTCAAACCCTTTGACGAGGGCTACGCCAAGCTGCGCCCGCACCTCGAGTACCTGCAGGTCAAGGATGCCCTCTTCGCCAACGGCCACGTAACGCCCGCCGGCGAAGGTGACGGGGACCTGCTGAAAACAGTGGAAGCCCTCAAATCAGACGGCTACCAGGGCTTCGCCTCCCTGGAGCCGCACCTGGCCGGCGCCCACGGGCTGGGCGGTTTCTCCGGCCCCACCGCCTTCGGCATCGCAGCACGCGCCTTCGCAAAAGTCACCGCAGAAGCAGGAGTCCAGACCGCATGA
- a CDS encoding sugar phosphate isomerase/epimerase family protein, translating to MKFSVFTASTPEWTPEEAVEQLAAQGWDGVEWRITDQADAAAPGFWAGNKATIPLTGMEDHLDRVAAITSGAGLEFSGIGGYARCDNHADVDRMLAATARLGAGQVRVTTLPLGTAAWGNEPASGTPYPKLFEGARRDFEWIAERAAHHGVKALVELHHRTITASASSALRLLDGLDPRHVGVIHDLGNLLIEGQEDYLPAFELLGDYLAHVHVKNAVWVNSGEADESGAAVYRNEWAPLRSGQGSVLEYFKALAAVGYDGWVTVEDFSTELPLAERTVDNLDYLRSTAALAGLSVAAGRR from the coding sequence ATGAAGTTCTCAGTATTTACGGCCTCCACCCCCGAATGGACTCCGGAAGAGGCAGTTGAGCAGCTCGCGGCCCAGGGCTGGGACGGCGTCGAATGGCGCATCACCGACCAGGCCGACGCCGCCGCACCCGGCTTCTGGGCCGGGAACAAGGCCACGATCCCGCTCACTGGAATGGAAGACCACCTGGACCGGGTTGCGGCCATCACCTCCGGTGCTGGTTTGGAGTTTTCCGGCATCGGTGGCTACGCGCGGTGCGACAACCACGCGGACGTGGACCGGATGCTCGCAGCCACCGCCAGGCTGGGGGCTGGCCAGGTGCGCGTGACAACCCTTCCGCTGGGTACCGCGGCGTGGGGCAACGAACCGGCCAGCGGCACGCCCTACCCCAAGCTCTTCGAGGGAGCGCGCCGCGATTTCGAATGGATCGCCGAGCGGGCAGCCCACCACGGAGTGAAGGCGCTGGTGGAACTGCACCACAGGACCATCACCGCTTCGGCGTCGTCCGCGCTGCGCCTGCTGGACGGGCTGGACCCCCGGCACGTGGGCGTCATCCACGACCTGGGAAACCTGCTGATCGAAGGCCAGGAGGATTACCTGCCCGCGTTCGAGCTCCTGGGCGACTACCTGGCACACGTGCACGTGAAGAATGCCGTCTGGGTCAACAGCGGTGAAGCCGACGAGTCCGGCGCAGCTGTCTACCGCAATGAGTGGGCTCCGCTCCGTTCCGGCCAGGGCAGCGTCCTCGAGTACTTCAAGGCGCTCGCCGCGGTCGGCTATGACGGCTGGGTGACCGTTGAGGACTTCTCCACCGAGCTCCCGCTGGCCGAACGGACAGTGGATAACCTCGACTACCTCCGCTCCACCGCCGCGTTGGCAGGGCTCTCCGTCGCGGCAGGGAGGCGTTGA